A window of Longimicrobium sp. contains these coding sequences:
- the recJ gene encoding single-stranded-DNA-specific exonuclease RecJ, whose amino-acid sequence MSAVLAARRWVFSPSPDPAAVDRLCRELRLPAPLCRLLVLRGHSEVDAARGFLRPSPGHIHAPTALAGIGDAVARLKKAIDGREIILVHGDYDVDGICATALYVRALRMMGAVALPFVPHRIQDGYDLSDAGIRAAAEMGSTLILTGDCGIVAHASIDRARAAGIDVIVTDHHTPGPTLPAAVAAVNPNRVDCGYPDKGLAGVGVAWKVCCALAAEIGYPVEKLFSFLDLVAIATIADVAPLTGENRALVRWGLKVLRETPNPGLRALLRVTGLMDKGELTSTQVAFQLAPRINAVGRMGEAQRGVKLLLTDDPREADEIAQSLESDNRWRQSVEGETLKQAMAALEFGYDPDRQYGVVLAQDGWHPGVIGIVASRLVERLHRPVVMIALDEHGEGKGSARSISRFHLYDAMRACGHHLERFGGHRVAAGCTIRRENVDAFRDAFNDAARAALTEDDLVPEVRIDLEMELRHADLDLVRMLKHAGPFGAGNATPVFAARGVAVVDQKVVGKGHLKLTLGAYGAKLDAIGFNMADRCEEPGFGASLLDVAFKLEENHYNGQTRVQAKLVDLRPSE is encoded by the coding sequence ATGTCAGCCGTCCTTGCCGCCCGCCGCTGGGTCTTTTCGCCCTCGCCCGACCCGGCCGCCGTCGACCGCCTCTGCCGCGAGCTTCGCCTGCCGGCGCCGCTCTGCCGCCTGCTCGTGCTTCGCGGCCATAGCGAGGTAGACGCGGCGCGCGGATTTCTGCGCCCCAGCCCCGGGCACATCCACGCCCCCACGGCGCTCGCCGGGATTGGAGACGCGGTCGCGCGGCTGAAGAAGGCCATCGACGGGCGCGAGATCATCCTGGTCCACGGCGACTACGACGTCGACGGCATCTGCGCCACCGCGCTCTACGTCCGCGCCCTGCGGATGATGGGCGCCGTGGCGCTTCCGTTCGTTCCCCACCGCATCCAGGACGGCTACGACCTTTCCGACGCCGGCATCCGCGCCGCCGCCGAGATGGGCTCCACGCTCATCCTCACCGGCGACTGCGGGATCGTGGCGCACGCGTCCATCGACCGCGCGCGTGCCGCGGGAATCGACGTCATCGTTACCGACCACCACACGCCCGGACCCACCCTTCCCGCCGCGGTTGCCGCCGTGAACCCCAACCGGGTGGACTGCGGCTATCCCGACAAGGGGCTGGCCGGGGTAGGCGTGGCGTGGAAGGTTTGCTGCGCGCTGGCGGCCGAGATCGGCTACCCGGTCGAGAAGCTGTTCAGCTTTCTCGACCTCGTGGCCATCGCCACCATCGCCGACGTGGCGCCGCTGACCGGAGAGAACCGCGCGCTGGTGCGCTGGGGGCTCAAGGTGCTGCGCGAAACGCCCAACCCCGGCCTGCGCGCCCTGCTTCGGGTGACGGGGCTGATGGACAAGGGCGAACTCACCTCCACCCAAGTAGCGTTCCAGCTGGCGCCCCGCATCAACGCCGTGGGACGGATGGGCGAGGCGCAGCGCGGCGTAAAACTGCTGCTGACGGACGATCCGCGCGAAGCGGACGAGATCGCCCAGTCGCTGGAGTCGGACAACCGCTGGCGGCAGTCGGTGGAGGGTGAAACGCTCAAGCAGGCGATGGCGGCCCTGGAGTTCGGGTACGATCCGGATCGCCAGTACGGCGTGGTGCTGGCGCAGGACGGCTGGCACCCGGGCGTGATCGGCATCGTGGCGTCGCGGCTGGTGGAACGCCTCCATCGCCCCGTGGTGATGATCGCGCTGGACGAGCACGGCGAAGGAAAGGGAAGCGCCCGGTCCATCTCGCGCTTCCACCTGTACGATGCCATGCGCGCCTGCGGCCACCACCTGGAGCGCTTCGGCGGCCACCGCGTGGCGGCCGGGTGCACCATCCGCCGCGAGAACGTCGACGCCTTCCGCGACGCCTTCAACGACGCCGCGCGCGCCGCGCTCACGGAAGACGACCTGGTTCCCGAGGTGCGCATCGACCTGGAAATGGAGTTGCGCCACGCCGACCTGGACCTCGTCCGCATGCTCAAGCACGCGGGCCCCTTCGGCGCTGGGAACGCCACGCCCGTCTTCGCTGCGCGCGGCGTGGCGGTCGTGGACCAGAAGGTGGTCGGCAAGGGGCACCTGAAGCTCACGCTGGGCGCGTACGGAGCGAAGCTGGACGCCATCGGCTTCAACATGGCGGACCGCTGCGAGGAGCCGGGCTTCGGCGCGTCGCTGCTGGACGTGGCGTTCAAGCTGGAGGAGAACCACTACAACGGCCAAACGCGCGTGCAG
- a CDS encoding GNAT family N-acetyltransferase has protein sequence MTLDPPNLTTERVIVRMAQPDDVPAIARYFVENREHLAASRPLMAPEFYTEAFWAVQVRANAAEFREGKSVRLFLFDRAHPDRVIGNANFTQIFRAPAHYCVLGYGLDKAYEGRGMMREGLEAALGYMFRDQNLHRIEANYVPRNERSGGLLRRLGFVVEGFARDYLLLNGKWEDHVRTSLTNPDWRPW, from the coding sequence ATGACGCTCGATCCGCCCAACCTCACCACCGAGCGCGTCATCGTGCGCATGGCGCAGCCGGACGACGTTCCCGCCATCGCCCGCTACTTCGTCGAGAACCGGGAGCACCTGGCGGCGTCGCGCCCGCTGATGGCGCCCGAGTTCTACACCGAGGCGTTCTGGGCCGTGCAGGTGCGCGCCAACGCCGCGGAGTTCCGCGAGGGCAAGAGCGTGCGGCTGTTCCTGTTCGACCGCGCCCACCCGGACCGCGTGATCGGCAACGCCAACTTCACGCAGATCTTTCGCGCGCCGGCGCACTACTGCGTGCTGGGCTACGGGCTGGACAAGGCGTACGAGGGCCGCGGCATGATGCGCGAAGGGCTGGAGGCGGCGCTCGGCTACATGTTCCGTGACCAGAACCTGCACCGAATCGAGGCCAACTACGTGCCCCGCAACGAACGAAGTGGCGGCCTGCTGCGGCGCCTGGGCTTCGTCGTGGAGGGCTTCGCGCGCGACTACCTGCTGCTGAACGGAAAGTGGGAAGACCACGTTCGGACGAGCTTGACGAACCCGGATTGGCGGCCGTGGTGA